Below is a window of Methanobacteriaceae archaeon DNA.
TGAAGGATTTGATCCATATAAAACAACAGGATTAGGATGGGTTGTAATCACATCTCTTGCAAAACAATTAAATGGTGAATTTGAAGCATATAATGACAATGGAGCATGCTTTAAATTAAGATTCCCAATTAAAGATTAAAATTTAAATTAAAAACCATCACTAAATTTTAATTTTTTAAAAAAAAGAAAAAGAAAATTGAAGAAATAATTTATCTAATTACTTCAACAATCATGTCTAAGTTTTCAGACTGTAAGATATCTACTTTTTTACCAGATGCTCCAACAATCTCTTTTTTGATATTTAACATATCTTCAGGAACTACAATATCTCCGATAGTAAGTTCTTGAGATTCTTCTAAAACACTAGCAATTTCTTCAATATCAGTGGATTTTAAATATCCAATAATTTTACCAGCATCTCCTTTGTATTTTGGTCCAATTTGAGACATGTCTGGTTCAACTTCAATGATTTTTTCATGTACTTCAGGTTTTCCTGAACTGATGTTTAAATCATTGATTTTTAAAGTACCTCTGATATCATCATCAAATAAGTTAAATACATCAACTAAGTCTTCATCAGAAGTGTATACGTTTACTTCACTAAGTTCTGCATTTAATGGGATTTTTGATGCTGATTTGAATCTTCTTACTTCGTCAATTAATTCAATTGTAGTTTCACCTTTAACTTCCATTTCTTCACTGATTAACTCTTCGTTTACTTCAGGCCAGGAAGTAGTATGGATAGATTGATCATCGAAGTATTGGTAAACTTCTTCTACGAAGAATGGTACAATTGGAGAGAGTAATTTCAAGGATGTTTCAATTACGCATCTTAAAGTGTATTTAGCTGCTTTTCTTGATTCATCTGATACATCACTGTATAATCTGTATTTTACAGCTTCAATATATTCATCACAGAAATCGTGCCAGAAGAATTTTTCAATTGATCCGATAGTGTCTGCGAAGTTGTATTGAGCAAAAGCATTATCAACAGTGATATTTAAGTTGTTGAGTTTGGATAAAATCCACATATCGAGTGGGTCCAAGTTATCTTTGACTTCTTCGTAGGATACTTCTTCATCGAAGATTTGCATACTGATAAATCTGAATGCGTTCCAGAATTTTCTAATAAATCTGTATCCGTGTTTAATGTCTTTCCAGTCGAATATTACATCAGAACCAGGTACACTGTTTGCAGCCCAAGTTCTGAGTGCATCTGCACCATATTGTTCAATAACTTCTTCAGGACCAATTACATTTCCTCTGGATTTACTCATTTTGTATCCGTCTTCACCAAATACCATACCATTAATTACAACATCAGAGAATGGTTTTTGATCAGTTAAAGCAAGACATCTAAGGGTTGTGTAAAATGTCCATGTACGGATAATATCGTGTCCTTGTGGACGAATATCTGCTGGGAAATGGTTGACATAGTCTTCATCAGGCCATCCTGCAATAGATAATGGTGAAATAGATGAATCCATCCAGGTATCAAGAACATCTTCTTCTCCAATAAACTCTTCACATCCACATTCACATGCGTGTTTTGGTTTATCTTGAGTTGGATCGATTGGTAAGTCTTCAACATCAGGTAAAATAACTTTTCCACAATCTTTACAGTACCATACAGGAATTGGAGTTGCAAAAATTCTTTGTCTTGAAATACACCAGTCCCATTCCATGG
It encodes the following:
- a CDS encoding valine--tRNA ligase, whose amino-acid sequence is MSNEEIPKDYDFKREKFWEKKWEDEDIYKYIGDGSRPRYIIDTPPPYPTGLIHLGHVLNWVYIDMNARYRRLKGHDVLFPQGWDCHGLPTEVKVEETHGIKKNDVSRAKFREYCVDLTTKNIASMKSQMKSMGFSQDWNREFITMTPEYMRRTQYSFLKMYNEGLIYQGIHPVNWCPRCETAIAFAEVEYSDNTTFLNYVNFPPAVEDSYDDIVSSQASGKQADPKTEGILIATTRPELMSACVAVVIHPEDERYTHLLGKYVEVPLSHQKVKIIADEEVDPEFGTGAVMICTFGDKTDVSWVNKYDLEIIDAIDESGKLTDAAGRYAGMDLQSCKKQTISDLDAEGYLVKQEQVDQNVGQCWRCKTPIEILVKKQWFVAVRDLIQKTKDAADEMNWMPEHMKSRMVNWADSMEWDWCISRQRIFATPIPVWYCKDCGKVILPDVEDLPIDPTQDKPKHACECGCEEFIGEEDVLDTWMDSSISPLSIAGWPDEDYVNHFPADIRPQGHDIIRTWTFYTTLRCLALTDQKPFSDVVINGMVFGEDGYKMSKSRGNVIGPEEVIEQYGADALRTWAANSVPGSDVIFDWKDIKHGYRFIRKFWNAFRFISMQIFDEEVSYEEVKDNLDPLDMWILSKLNNLNITVDNAFAQYNFADTIGSIEKFFWHDFCDEYIEAVKYRLYSDVSDESRKAAKYTLRCVIETSLKLLSPIVPFFVEEVYQYFDDQSIHTTSWPEVNEELISEEMEVKGETTIELIDEVRRFKSASKIPLNAELSEVNVYTSDEDLVDVFNLFDDDIRGTLKINDLNISSGKPEVHEKIIEVEPDMSQIGPKYKGDAGKIIGYLKSTDIEEIASVLEESQELTIGDIVVPEDMLNIKKEIVGASGKKVDILQSENLDMIVEVIR